A single region of the Gossypium arboreum isolate Shixiya-1 chromosome 12, ASM2569848v2, whole genome shotgun sequence genome encodes:
- the LOC108478974 gene encoding 4-hydroxybenzoate geranyltransferase 2-like: MASLSVGGAHSSLRIPSLFPTPPTIRMLKHHPVLNCTPFFPTPSLFSPKNLSLRSSNHRAGIAWMSTTTSPVGKDDQKLISGQPNEKVVQVSSWIDYLPKEIQPFAKLARVDKPIGTWFLIFPFAWSATLAAASGSIPDFRNLAIFACAAPFFRGAACTINDFFDRDFDKMVERTKERPMASGAVTPFQGLCFFAFQLLLSHGIFLQLTNYSWIIEAAFIFLSCTYPLMKRLTYWVQAYLGLTINWGSILGWYAVKGSLQPSIVLPLFLSGCFWTILYDTIYAHQDKQDDVKVGIKSTALKFGESTKEWITGFAIASIGTLALTAYNAALGRPFYVFLAAASGQLAWQIRTANLSSPADCNRKFVSNKWFGALIFCGILLGRIFP; encoded by the exons atggcTTCCCTTTCAGTTGGTGGTGCTCATTCTAGCCTCCGAATCCCCTCTCTCTTTCCTACACCCCCAACAATAAGGATGCTGAAGCATCATCCTGTTTTAAATTGCACCCCATTCTTCCCCACTCCATCTTTGTTTTCTCCGAAAAACTTGTCATTGCGTTCCTCAAATCACAGAGCCGGAATAGCTTGGATGTCCACAACCACATCTCCAGTAGGCAAAGATGATCAAAAGCTAATTAGTGGGCAACCGAATGAGAAAGTGGTTCAAGTTTCATCGTGGATTGATTACTTACCTAAAGAAATTCAACCTTTCGCTAAGCTGGCTCGCGTGGACAAGCCCATCGGTACTTGGTTTCTGATTTTTCCCTTTGCATG GTCAGCTACGTTGGCAGCGGCGAGTGGAAGTATTCCGGATTTCAGGAATTTAGCTATATTTGCTTGTGCAGCTCCATTTTTTAGGGGGGCTGCTTGTACCATTAATGATTTCTTTGATCGTGATTTTGATAAAATG GTGGAGCGTACAAAAGAGAGACCGATGGCAAGTGGGGCTGTCACACCATTTCAAGGACTTTGTTTCTTTGCGTTTCAATTGCTTCTGAGTCATGGAATTTTCCTCCAACTCACCAACTATAG TTGGATAATTGAGGCAGCGTTCATCTTCCTAAGTTGTACCTATCCTCTCATGAAGAGACTGACATACTGG GTGCAAGCTTATTTAGGTTTGACAATCAACTGGGGATCAATACTAGGGTGGTATGCAGTTAAAGGAAGCTTGCAACCGTCGATTGTACTCCCACTCTTCCTTTCTGGTTGTTTCTGGACTATTTTGTACGATACCATTTATGCTCATCAG GATAAACAAGATGACGTGAAAGTTGGCATTAAATCCACGGCCTTAAAATTTGGTGAGTCAACAAAAGAGTGGATCACTGGCTTTGCAATTGCAAGCATTGGCACCCTTGCTCTCACTGCATACAATGCTGCATTAG GGCGGCCATTTTATGTGTTTTTAGCAGCTGCATCTGGACAGTTAGCTTGGCAGATAAGGACAGCTAACCTTTCATCCCCAGCTGATTGCAACCGGAA GTTTGTGTCCAACAAATGGTTTGGTGCCCTAATTTTCTGTGGGATTTTACTTGGAAGGATCTTCCCTTGA